The following are from one region of the Falco biarmicus isolate bFalBia1 chromosome 1, bFalBia1.pri, whole genome shotgun sequence genome:
- the TRIM37 gene encoding E3 ubiquitin-protein ligase TRIM37 isoform X2 — protein sequence MDEQSVESIAEVFRCFICMEKLRDARLCPHCSKLCCFSCIRRWLTEQRAQCPHCRAPLQLRELVNCRWAEEVTQQLDTLQLCNLTKHEENEKDKCENHHEKLSVFCWTCKKCICHQCALWGGMHGGHTFKPLAEIYEQHVTKVNEEVAKLRRRLMELISLVQEVERNVEAVRSAKDERVREIRNAVEMMIARLDTQLKNKLITLMGQKTSLTQETELLESLLQEVEHQLRSCSKSELISKSSEILMMFQQVHRKPMASFVTTPVPPDFTSELVPAYDSTTFVLENFSTLRQRADPVYSPPLQVSGLCWRLKVYPDGNGVVRGYYLSVFLELSAGLPETSKYEYRVEMVHQSTNDPTKNIIREFASDFEVGECWGYNRFFRLDLLANEGYLNRQNDTVILRFQVRSPTFFQKCRDQHWYIAQLEAAQTSYIQQINNLKERLAIELSRTQKSRGISPPDTHLSPQNDDGPETRSKKSGQSTEVLLESVATPGLVRDSKEEEEEKIQHEDFNHELSDGDLDIDLAGEDEVNHLDGSSSSASSTATSNTEENDIDEETMSGENDVEYSSNMELEEGDLMEDAAAAATPGASGTSHGYTSASGRPSRRGGSALGSTSSSSLLDIDPLILIHLLDLKDRNGMENLWGLQPRPPASLLQNRASSYSLKDRDQRRHQAMWRVPPDLKMLKRLKTQMAEVRSKMSDVKNQLSEVRSSNAGSCDGQPSFFSIEQGALAACGTDSCSKLQEIGMELLTKSSVTSCYIRNSSSKKSNSPKPLRSGAAGSLSLRRAMDLGDSGLRLKGDSQTAEGGIGSSKLSSRHHSARPLANSGASEALPKPEERPCETSDSDAGVSGLNGLAAVEKTRKVSALGSNSKGCRTEGAQSGGLENSSETGDVQGMLSEGASAGPEEVFCLQGQATLITTSTSALESLQHFIPVGYFGMSSDSDIECDTENEEQEDATSASEGFNHAFSAQSSGEGRIDASERCSAFPEGDQGSADDLSFVAGEDGTRRPTGDR from the exons ATGGACGAGCAGAGCGTGGAG AGCATTGCTGAAGTATTCCGATGTTTTATTTGTATGGAGAAATTGCGTGATGCACGTCTGTGTCCTCATTGCTCCAAGCTGTGCTGTTTCAGTTGTATTCGG CGTTGGCTGACTGAACAAAGAGCTCAGTGCCCTCATTGTAG AGCCCCACTGCAGCTACGAGAGCTCGTAAACTGTCGTTGGGCAGAAGAGGTCACGCAGCAGCTTGATACACTTCAACTGTGCAATCTCAcaaagcatgaagaaaatgaaaaagacaa GTGTGAAAATCATCATGAAAAGCTTAGTGTTTTCTGCTGGACCTGTAAGAAGTGTATCTGCCACCAGTGCGCGCTTTGGGGAGGGATG catGGAGGACATACTTTTAAGCCACTGGCAGAAATCTATGAGCAACATGTCACAAAAGTAAACGAAGAAGTGGCAAAGCTGAGGCGAAGACTCATGGAATTGATCAGTTTGGTGCAAGAAGTG GAGAGGAATGTGGAGGCAGTGCGTAGTGCGAAGGATGAGCGAGTTCGGGAAATCAGGAATGCAGTGGAGATGATGATTGCCCGGTTAGACACTCAGCTGAAGAATAAGCTTATAACGTTAATGG gtCAAAAGACATCACTTACTCAAGAAACTGAGCTTCTGGAATCCCTGCTTCAAGAAGTAGAACATCAG TTAAGATCATGCAGTAAGAGTGAGTTGATATCCAAAAGTTCAGAGATCCTGATGATGTTCCAGCAGGTTCATCGGAAGCCTATGGCCTCGTTTGTCACTACTCCTGTCCCCCCAGACTTCACAAG TGAATTGGTTCCAGCCTATGACTCAACTACGTTTGTCTTGGAAAACTTCAG TACATTGCGTCAGCGAGCAGATCCTGTTTACAGTCCACCTCTTCAAGTGTCAGGACTTTGCTGGAGATTAAAAGTTTATCCA GATGGAAATGGAGTGGTACGGGGCTACTACCTGTCTGTGTTCTTGGAGCTGTCCGCTGGGTTGCCAGAGACATCCAA GTATGAGTACCGTGTAGAAATGGTTCACCAGTCCACCAACGATCCCACGAAAAACATAATTCGAGAGTTTGCCTCCGATTTTGAAGTTGGAGAATGCTGGGGTTACAACAGATTCTTTCGTTTAGACTTGCTAGCCAACGAGGGCTACTTAAACAGGCAGAATGACACTGTGATCCTCAG GTTCCAGGTGCGCTCGCCAACCTTCTTCCAAAAGTGCCGAGACCAGCACTGGTACATTGCTCAATTGGAAGCAGCTCAGACAAGTTACATCCAACAAATAAATAACCTGAAAGAA AGGCTTGCGATTGAACTTTCACGGACTCAGAAATCACGAGGCATTTCACCTCCAGACACTCATCTTAGTCCCCAGAATGACGATGGTCCAGAAACAAGATCAAAGAAATCTGGACAAAGCACTGAAGTACTACTTGAGAGTGTTGCTACTCCAGGATTAGTGCGAGATagcaaggaagaggaggaagagaagatcCAGCATGAAGACTTCAAT CACGAGCTCTCTGATGGTGACTTGGATATAGatcttgctggagaagatgagGTGAACCACCTTGATGGTAGCAGCTCTTCAGCTAGTTCGACAGCAACTAgtaacactgaagaaaatgataTTGATGAAGAAACTAT GTCTGGAGAAAATGATGTGGAATATAGCAGTAATatggagctggaggaaggagatctGATGGaggatgcagcagctgctgctactCCTGGAGCATCAG GTACTAGCCATGGCTACACCAGTGCAAGTGGAAGACCTTCAAGGCGAGGAGGAAGTGCCCTAGGCTCAACATCTAGTAGCAGTTTGCTAGATATAGATCCTTTAATTTTAATCCACTTGTTGGATCTAAAAGACAGAAATGGTATGGAAAACCTTTGGGGCCTGCAGCCACGTCCACCTGCCTCCCTTCTGCAGAACAGAG CATCATCCTATTCTCTAAAAGATCGAGATCAGCGGAGACACCAGGCCATGTGGCGCGTGCCACCTGACTTGAAGATGCTGAAAAGACTTAAAACACAGATGGCTGAAGTCCGAAGCAAAATGTCTGATGTCAAAAACCAGCTGTCAGAAGTGAGGAGCAGCAATGCTGGCTCATGCGATGGACAGCCCAGCTTCTTCTCCATTGAGCAAGGCGCTCTGGCTGCCTGCGGAACGGACAGCTGCAGCAAGCTGCAAGAAATAGGAATGGAACTACTGACAAAATCTTCAGTTACCAGTTGTTACATAAGGAATT cttCAAGTAAGAAAAGTAACTCACCCAAACCTCTTCGCTCTGGAGCAGCAGGCAGTCTGTCTTTACGAAGAGCTATGGACCTTGGGGACAGCGGTCTGCGTTTAAAGGGAGACAGTCAGACTGCTGAAG gTGGCATAGGGAGCTCAAAGCTGAGCAGTCGGCATCACTCTGCTAGGCCCCTGGCTAACAGCGGTGCTTCCGAGGCACTGCCGAAGCCAGAGGAAAGACCTTGTGAAACTTCAGATTCTGATGCGGGAGTTTCTGGCTTAAATGGCTTAGCTGCTGTAGAGAAGACCAGAAAAGTCAGTGCTCTAGG ATCAAATTCAAAAGGATGTCGTACAGAAGGAGCACAGTCAGGTGGTCtggaaaacagctctgaaacGGGTGACGTGCAGGGTATGCTTTCGGAAGGTGCTTCTGCGGGGCCGGAGGAAG TCTTCTGCCTTCAGGGACAAGCCACATTGATAACTACCTCCACATCTGCACTAGAATCTCTCCAACACTTCATTCCTGTTGGGTATTTTG GCATGAGCAGTGACAGTGACATTGAATGTGACACAGAGAATGAAGAGCAGGAGGATGCCACCTCTGCCTCGGAGGGGTTTAACCACGCCTTCTCTGCCCAGTCCTCGGGTGAAGGTAGAATTGATG CCTCGGAGCGGTGCTCTGCATTCCCGGAAGGTGATCAAGGCAGCGCTGACGATCTCAGCTTTGTGGCTGGAGAAGACGGCACCAG GAGACCGACAGGGGACAGGTGA
- the TRIM37 gene encoding E3 ubiquitin-protein ligase TRIM37 isoform X3, translated as MDEQSVESIAEVFRCFICMEKLRDARLCPHCSKLCCFSCIRRWLTEQRAQCPHCRAPLQLRELVNCRWAEEVTQQLDTLQLCNLTKHEENEKDKCENHHEKLSVFCWTCKKCICHQCALWGGMHGGHTFKPLAEIYEQHVTKVNEEVAKLRRRLMELISLVQEVERNVEAVRSAKDERVREIRNAVEMMIARLDTQLKNKLITLMGQKTSLTQETELLESLLQEVEHQLRSCSKSELISKSSEILMMFQQVHRKPMASFVTTPVPPDFTSELVPAYDSTTFVLENFSTLRQRADPVYSPPLQVSGLCWRLKVYPDGNGVVRGYYLSVFLELSAGLPETSKYEYRVEMVHQSTNDPTKNIIREFASDFEVGECWGYNRFFRLDLLANEGYLNRQNDTVILRFQVRSPTFFQKCRDQHWYIAQLEAAQTSYIQQINNLKERLAIELSRTQKSRGISPPDTHLSPQNDDGPETRSKKSGQSTEVLLESVATPGLVRDSKEEEEEKIQHEDFNHELSDGDLDIDLAGEDEVNHLDGSSSSASSTATSNTEENDIDEETMSGENDVEYSSNMELEEGDLMEDAAAAATPGASGTSHGYTSASGRPSRRGGSALGSTSSSSLLDIDPLILIHLLDLKDRNGMENLWGLQPRPPASLLQNRASSYSLKDRDQRRHQAMWRVPPDLKMLKRLKTQMAEVRSKMSDVKNQLSEVRSSNAGSCDGQPSFFSIEQGALAACGTDSCSKLQEIGMELLTKSSVTSCYIRNSSSKKSNSPKPLRSGAAGSLSLRRAMDLGDSGLRLKGDSQTAEGGIGSSKLSSRHHSARPLANSGASEALPKPEERPCETSDSDAGVSGLNGLAAVEKTRKVSALGSNSKGCRTEGAQSGGLENSSETGDVQGMLSEGASAGPEEVFCLQGQATLITTSTSALESLQHFIPVGYFGMSSDSDIECDTENEEQEDATSASEGFNHAFSAQSSGEASERCSAFPEGDQGSADDLSFVAGEDGTSCLKPVSGAK; from the exons ATGGACGAGCAGAGCGTGGAG AGCATTGCTGAAGTATTCCGATGTTTTATTTGTATGGAGAAATTGCGTGATGCACGTCTGTGTCCTCATTGCTCCAAGCTGTGCTGTTTCAGTTGTATTCGG CGTTGGCTGACTGAACAAAGAGCTCAGTGCCCTCATTGTAG AGCCCCACTGCAGCTACGAGAGCTCGTAAACTGTCGTTGGGCAGAAGAGGTCACGCAGCAGCTTGATACACTTCAACTGTGCAATCTCAcaaagcatgaagaaaatgaaaaagacaa GTGTGAAAATCATCATGAAAAGCTTAGTGTTTTCTGCTGGACCTGTAAGAAGTGTATCTGCCACCAGTGCGCGCTTTGGGGAGGGATG catGGAGGACATACTTTTAAGCCACTGGCAGAAATCTATGAGCAACATGTCACAAAAGTAAACGAAGAAGTGGCAAAGCTGAGGCGAAGACTCATGGAATTGATCAGTTTGGTGCAAGAAGTG GAGAGGAATGTGGAGGCAGTGCGTAGTGCGAAGGATGAGCGAGTTCGGGAAATCAGGAATGCAGTGGAGATGATGATTGCCCGGTTAGACACTCAGCTGAAGAATAAGCTTATAACGTTAATGG gtCAAAAGACATCACTTACTCAAGAAACTGAGCTTCTGGAATCCCTGCTTCAAGAAGTAGAACATCAG TTAAGATCATGCAGTAAGAGTGAGTTGATATCCAAAAGTTCAGAGATCCTGATGATGTTCCAGCAGGTTCATCGGAAGCCTATGGCCTCGTTTGTCACTACTCCTGTCCCCCCAGACTTCACAAG TGAATTGGTTCCAGCCTATGACTCAACTACGTTTGTCTTGGAAAACTTCAG TACATTGCGTCAGCGAGCAGATCCTGTTTACAGTCCACCTCTTCAAGTGTCAGGACTTTGCTGGAGATTAAAAGTTTATCCA GATGGAAATGGAGTGGTACGGGGCTACTACCTGTCTGTGTTCTTGGAGCTGTCCGCTGGGTTGCCAGAGACATCCAA GTATGAGTACCGTGTAGAAATGGTTCACCAGTCCACCAACGATCCCACGAAAAACATAATTCGAGAGTTTGCCTCCGATTTTGAAGTTGGAGAATGCTGGGGTTACAACAGATTCTTTCGTTTAGACTTGCTAGCCAACGAGGGCTACTTAAACAGGCAGAATGACACTGTGATCCTCAG GTTCCAGGTGCGCTCGCCAACCTTCTTCCAAAAGTGCCGAGACCAGCACTGGTACATTGCTCAATTGGAAGCAGCTCAGACAAGTTACATCCAACAAATAAATAACCTGAAAGAA AGGCTTGCGATTGAACTTTCACGGACTCAGAAATCACGAGGCATTTCACCTCCAGACACTCATCTTAGTCCCCAGAATGACGATGGTCCAGAAACAAGATCAAAGAAATCTGGACAAAGCACTGAAGTACTACTTGAGAGTGTTGCTACTCCAGGATTAGTGCGAGATagcaaggaagaggaggaagagaagatcCAGCATGAAGACTTCAAT CACGAGCTCTCTGATGGTGACTTGGATATAGatcttgctggagaagatgagGTGAACCACCTTGATGGTAGCAGCTCTTCAGCTAGTTCGACAGCAACTAgtaacactgaagaaaatgataTTGATGAAGAAACTAT GTCTGGAGAAAATGATGTGGAATATAGCAGTAATatggagctggaggaaggagatctGATGGaggatgcagcagctgctgctactCCTGGAGCATCAG GTACTAGCCATGGCTACACCAGTGCAAGTGGAAGACCTTCAAGGCGAGGAGGAAGTGCCCTAGGCTCAACATCTAGTAGCAGTTTGCTAGATATAGATCCTTTAATTTTAATCCACTTGTTGGATCTAAAAGACAGAAATGGTATGGAAAACCTTTGGGGCCTGCAGCCACGTCCACCTGCCTCCCTTCTGCAGAACAGAG CATCATCCTATTCTCTAAAAGATCGAGATCAGCGGAGACACCAGGCCATGTGGCGCGTGCCACCTGACTTGAAGATGCTGAAAAGACTTAAAACACAGATGGCTGAAGTCCGAAGCAAAATGTCTGATGTCAAAAACCAGCTGTCAGAAGTGAGGAGCAGCAATGCTGGCTCATGCGATGGACAGCCCAGCTTCTTCTCCATTGAGCAAGGCGCTCTGGCTGCCTGCGGAACGGACAGCTGCAGCAAGCTGCAAGAAATAGGAATGGAACTACTGACAAAATCTTCAGTTACCAGTTGTTACATAAGGAATT cttCAAGTAAGAAAAGTAACTCACCCAAACCTCTTCGCTCTGGAGCAGCAGGCAGTCTGTCTTTACGAAGAGCTATGGACCTTGGGGACAGCGGTCTGCGTTTAAAGGGAGACAGTCAGACTGCTGAAG gTGGCATAGGGAGCTCAAAGCTGAGCAGTCGGCATCACTCTGCTAGGCCCCTGGCTAACAGCGGTGCTTCCGAGGCACTGCCGAAGCCAGAGGAAAGACCTTGTGAAACTTCAGATTCTGATGCGGGAGTTTCTGGCTTAAATGGCTTAGCTGCTGTAGAGAAGACCAGAAAAGTCAGTGCTCTAGG ATCAAATTCAAAAGGATGTCGTACAGAAGGAGCACAGTCAGGTGGTCtggaaaacagctctgaaacGGGTGACGTGCAGGGTATGCTTTCGGAAGGTGCTTCTGCGGGGCCGGAGGAAG TCTTCTGCCTTCAGGGACAAGCCACATTGATAACTACCTCCACATCTGCACTAGAATCTCTCCAACACTTCATTCCTGTTGGGTATTTTG GCATGAGCAGTGACAGTGACATTGAATGTGACACAGAGAATGAAGAGCAGGAGGATGCCACCTCTGCCTCGGAGGGGTTTAACCACGCCTTCTCTGCCCAGTCCTCGGGTGAAG CCTCGGAGCGGTGCTCTGCATTCCCGGAAGGTGATCAAGGCAGCGCTGACGATCTCAGCTTTGTGGCTGGAGAAGACGGCACCAG TTGTCTTAAACCTGTGAGTGGGGCAAAGTGA
- the TRIM37 gene encoding E3 ubiquitin-protein ligase TRIM37 isoform X7, giving the protein MDEQSVESIAEVFRCFICMEKLRDARLCPHCSKLCCFSCIRRWLTEQRAQCPHCRAPLQLRELVNCRWAEEVTQQLDTLQLCNLTKHEENEKDKCENHHEKLSVFCWTCKKCICHQCALWGGMHGGHTFKPLAEIYEQHVTKVNEEVAKLRRRLMELISLVQEVERNVEAVRSAKDERVREIRNAVEMMIARLDTQLKNKLITLMGQKTSLTQETELLESLLQEVEHQLRSCSKSELISKSSEILMMFQQVHRKPMASFVTTPVPPDFTSELVPAYDSTTFVLENFSTLRQRADPVYSPPLQVSGLCWRLKVYPDGNGVVRGYYLSVFLELSAGLPETSKYEYRVEMVHQSTNDPTKNIIREFASDFEVGECWGYNRFFRLDLLANEGYLNRQNDTVILRFQVRSPTFFQKCRDQHWYIAQLEAAQTSYIQQINNLKERLAIELSRTQKSRGISPPDTHLSPQNDDGPETRSKKSGQSTEVLLESVATPGLVRDSKEEEEEKIQHEDFNHELSDGDLDIDLAGEDEVNHLDGSSSSASSTATSNTEENDIDEETMSGENDVEYSSNMELEEGDLMEDAAAAATPGASGTSHGYTSASGRPSRRGGSALGSTSSSSLLDIDPLILIHLLDLKDRNGMENLWGLQPRPPASLLQNRASSYSLKDRDQRRHQAMWRVPPDLKMLKRLKTQMAEVRSKMSDVKNQLSEVRSSNAGSCDGQPSFFSIEQGALAACGTDSCSKLQEIGMELLTKSSVTSCYIRNSSSKKSNSPKPLRSGAAGSLSLRRAMDLGDSGLRLKGDSQTAEGGIGSSKLSSRHHSARPLANSGASEALPKPEERPCETSDSDAGVSGLNGLAAVEKTRKVSALGSNSKGCRTEGAQSGGLENSSETGDVQGMLSEGASAGPEEAGVCQKRVLNLLPGMSSDSDIECDTENEEQEDATSASEGFNHAFSAQSSGEGRIDASERCSAFPEGDQGSADDLSFVAGEDGTSCLKPVSGAK; this is encoded by the exons ATGGACGAGCAGAGCGTGGAG AGCATTGCTGAAGTATTCCGATGTTTTATTTGTATGGAGAAATTGCGTGATGCACGTCTGTGTCCTCATTGCTCCAAGCTGTGCTGTTTCAGTTGTATTCGG CGTTGGCTGACTGAACAAAGAGCTCAGTGCCCTCATTGTAG AGCCCCACTGCAGCTACGAGAGCTCGTAAACTGTCGTTGGGCAGAAGAGGTCACGCAGCAGCTTGATACACTTCAACTGTGCAATCTCAcaaagcatgaagaaaatgaaaaagacaa GTGTGAAAATCATCATGAAAAGCTTAGTGTTTTCTGCTGGACCTGTAAGAAGTGTATCTGCCACCAGTGCGCGCTTTGGGGAGGGATG catGGAGGACATACTTTTAAGCCACTGGCAGAAATCTATGAGCAACATGTCACAAAAGTAAACGAAGAAGTGGCAAAGCTGAGGCGAAGACTCATGGAATTGATCAGTTTGGTGCAAGAAGTG GAGAGGAATGTGGAGGCAGTGCGTAGTGCGAAGGATGAGCGAGTTCGGGAAATCAGGAATGCAGTGGAGATGATGATTGCCCGGTTAGACACTCAGCTGAAGAATAAGCTTATAACGTTAATGG gtCAAAAGACATCACTTACTCAAGAAACTGAGCTTCTGGAATCCCTGCTTCAAGAAGTAGAACATCAG TTAAGATCATGCAGTAAGAGTGAGTTGATATCCAAAAGTTCAGAGATCCTGATGATGTTCCAGCAGGTTCATCGGAAGCCTATGGCCTCGTTTGTCACTACTCCTGTCCCCCCAGACTTCACAAG TGAATTGGTTCCAGCCTATGACTCAACTACGTTTGTCTTGGAAAACTTCAG TACATTGCGTCAGCGAGCAGATCCTGTTTACAGTCCACCTCTTCAAGTGTCAGGACTTTGCTGGAGATTAAAAGTTTATCCA GATGGAAATGGAGTGGTACGGGGCTACTACCTGTCTGTGTTCTTGGAGCTGTCCGCTGGGTTGCCAGAGACATCCAA GTATGAGTACCGTGTAGAAATGGTTCACCAGTCCACCAACGATCCCACGAAAAACATAATTCGAGAGTTTGCCTCCGATTTTGAAGTTGGAGAATGCTGGGGTTACAACAGATTCTTTCGTTTAGACTTGCTAGCCAACGAGGGCTACTTAAACAGGCAGAATGACACTGTGATCCTCAG GTTCCAGGTGCGCTCGCCAACCTTCTTCCAAAAGTGCCGAGACCAGCACTGGTACATTGCTCAATTGGAAGCAGCTCAGACAAGTTACATCCAACAAATAAATAACCTGAAAGAA AGGCTTGCGATTGAACTTTCACGGACTCAGAAATCACGAGGCATTTCACCTCCAGACACTCATCTTAGTCCCCAGAATGACGATGGTCCAGAAACAAGATCAAAGAAATCTGGACAAAGCACTGAAGTACTACTTGAGAGTGTTGCTACTCCAGGATTAGTGCGAGATagcaaggaagaggaggaagagaagatcCAGCATGAAGACTTCAAT CACGAGCTCTCTGATGGTGACTTGGATATAGatcttgctggagaagatgagGTGAACCACCTTGATGGTAGCAGCTCTTCAGCTAGTTCGACAGCAACTAgtaacactgaagaaaatgataTTGATGAAGAAACTAT GTCTGGAGAAAATGATGTGGAATATAGCAGTAATatggagctggaggaaggagatctGATGGaggatgcagcagctgctgctactCCTGGAGCATCAG GTACTAGCCATGGCTACACCAGTGCAAGTGGAAGACCTTCAAGGCGAGGAGGAAGTGCCCTAGGCTCAACATCTAGTAGCAGTTTGCTAGATATAGATCCTTTAATTTTAATCCACTTGTTGGATCTAAAAGACAGAAATGGTATGGAAAACCTTTGGGGCCTGCAGCCACGTCCACCTGCCTCCCTTCTGCAGAACAGAG CATCATCCTATTCTCTAAAAGATCGAGATCAGCGGAGACACCAGGCCATGTGGCGCGTGCCACCTGACTTGAAGATGCTGAAAAGACTTAAAACACAGATGGCTGAAGTCCGAAGCAAAATGTCTGATGTCAAAAACCAGCTGTCAGAAGTGAGGAGCAGCAATGCTGGCTCATGCGATGGACAGCCCAGCTTCTTCTCCATTGAGCAAGGCGCTCTGGCTGCCTGCGGAACGGACAGCTGCAGCAAGCTGCAAGAAATAGGAATGGAACTACTGACAAAATCTTCAGTTACCAGTTGTTACATAAGGAATT cttCAAGTAAGAAAAGTAACTCACCCAAACCTCTTCGCTCTGGAGCAGCAGGCAGTCTGTCTTTACGAAGAGCTATGGACCTTGGGGACAGCGGTCTGCGTTTAAAGGGAGACAGTCAGACTGCTGAAG gTGGCATAGGGAGCTCAAAGCTGAGCAGTCGGCATCACTCTGCTAGGCCCCTGGCTAACAGCGGTGCTTCCGAGGCACTGCCGAAGCCAGAGGAAAGACCTTGTGAAACTTCAGATTCTGATGCGGGAGTTTCTGGCTTAAATGGCTTAGCTGCTGTAGAGAAGACCAGAAAAGTCAGTGCTCTAGG ATCAAATTCAAAAGGATGTCGTACAGAAGGAGCACAGTCAGGTGGTCtggaaaacagctctgaaacGGGTGACGTGCAGGGTATGCTTTCGGAAGGTGCTTCTGCGGGGCCGGAGGAAG ctggGGTATGTCAGAAGCGTGTCCTTAATCTCCTACCAGGCATGAGCAGTGACAGTGACATTGAATGTGACACAGAGAATGAAGAGCAGGAGGATGCCACCTCTGCCTCGGAGGGGTTTAACCACGCCTTCTCTGCCCAGTCCTCGGGTGAAGGTAGAATTGATG CCTCGGAGCGGTGCTCTGCATTCCCGGAAGGTGATCAAGGCAGCGCTGACGATCTCAGCTTTGTGGCTGGAGAAGACGGCACCAG TTGTCTTAAACCTGTGAGTGGGGCAAAGTGA